From a region of the Salarias fasciatus chromosome 6, fSalaFa1.1, whole genome shotgun sequence genome:
- the LOC115390904 gene encoding exosome complex component CSL4-like has protein sequence MSPMKLCVPGDKLCSVDDCIPGTGVYLRHGYIYSSLAGYVLRKNEGEELPVISVVRETETQLLPDVGAIVTCKVTSINPRFAKVHILYVGSTPLKDRFRGTIRKEDVRATEKDKVETYKSFRPGDIVLAKVISLGDVQSNYLLTTAENELGVVVAHSEAGAQMVPISWCEMQCPRTHAKEFRKVARVQPEYLQA, from the exons ATGTCGCCCATGAAGTTGTGTGTTCCAG GTGACAAACTGTGCAGTGTAGACGACTGTATCCCAGGCACAGGGGTGTATCTCCGACATGGATACATATACTCCTCGCTAGCAGGCTACGTGCTCAGGAAAAATGAGGGAGAGGAG TTACCAGTGATCTCAGTGGTTCGGGAAACGGAAACACAACTACTGCCAGATGTAGGCGCAATCGTCACCTGTAAG GTGACCAGCATCAACCCCAGATTTGCCAAAGTTCACATCCTCTACGTCGGCTCCACGCCACTGAAGGACCGCTTCAGAGGGACCATCAG GAAAGAAGACGTTCGTGCAACAGAGAAGGACAAG GTGGAAACGTACAAAAGcttcagaccaggagacatcgTTCTGGCTAAAGTC ATTTCCCTCGGGGACGTTCAGTCGAACTACTTGTTGACAACAGCAGAGAACGAGCtgggggtggtggtggcacACAGTGAAGCAG GTGCCCAGATGGTTCCCATCAGCTGGTGCGAGATGCAGTGCCCGCGGACGCACGCCAAAGAGTTCCGAAAAGTGGCACGAGTGCAGCCCGAGTACCTCCAAGCGTGA
- the LOC115390851 gene encoding lysine-rich nucleolar protein 1-like, with the protein MKVEMEEDENLIKKEKKRKKRQEADCSVEDEHAGTVKKRKKSKNVDEVPVPKEKKKKKKKGTDSLGDANSSVVIEEEKKNKVINTESLIEVEVKKKKVKCKPENTEEEEPGVEPDNKPKKVNKSKNSISAENTQETEIPIKEKKKKKAKCKPENTKEEEPGVQQGNKPKKVKSKKRENSISVENTEETEMPVKGKKTKKVKCKPENTMEEEEQGVEQDKPTKVKKIKKNENSISVENTEETEMPIKEKKKKKKDKSISPEEEMTATAKKKAKVAENGLKLEIHDTEVHEVKLKTKKKESVSTANDTNANKKVKHGQEADQTNMKKKIKKEPEEEKDATETTSKHKKSKRRKGGSDDNEEMTENKEKSVTMETTERKAQNGAASEEALPIETEKKKKKRKKEREPPSSTCEDVEKVLAETADPPRKKKISVEVGLNMKKKKIKEEPEEASEVDVVFLSSKSGNSDEVTINKERRKALQMQVDEASQPQKPSRSTGLGQWSTAQFDSSAQQNKFLRLMGGFKKGAQPAAGSPGGANMALGKDAQQQLHKGLLGEFERAHSRRMDLSQRAAGLGFSAASNKKFSIDADARRSVRFDD; encoded by the exons ATGAAAGTGGAAATGGAAGAAGATGAGAATctgataaaaaaggaaaagaagcgtaagaaaagacaagaagccGACTGCTCTGTTGAGGATGAGCATGCAGgaactgtgaaaaaaagaaagaagagtaAAAATGTTGATGAAGTGCCGGTGccgaaagaaaagaagaagaagaaaaagaagggaacTGATTCTTTGGGTGATGCTAACAGTTCGGTTGTtattgaagaagaaaagaagaataaagTAATAAACACAGAGAGTTTAATAGAAGTAgaggtgaaaaagaagaaagtgaagtGTAAACCAGAAaatacagaggaggaagaaccaggtGTTGAACCAGATAACAAACCAAAGAAAGttaacaaaagtaaaaacagtatttcagctgaaaacacacaggaaactgaaataccaattaaagaaaagaaaaagaagaaagcaaagtGTAAACCAGAAAATACCAAGGAGGAAGAACCAGGTGTTCAACAAGGCAACAAACCTAAGAAAGTTAAAAGTAAGAAACGTGAAAACAGTATTTCAgttgaaaacacagaggaaacagaaatgccagttaaaggaaagaaaacaaagaaagtgaaGTGTAAACCAGAAAAtacaatggaggaggaggagcaaggTGTTGAACAAGATAAACCAACGAAAGTtaagaaaattaagaaaaatgaaaacagtatttcagttgaaaacacagaggaaacagaaatgccaattaaagaaaagaaaaagaagaaaaaagataaaagtatTTCACCTGAGGAAGAAATgacagcaacagcaaaaaagaaagcCAAAGTGGCTGAAAATGGACTAAAATTAGAAATACATGACACTGAGGTTCACGAGGTTAAATTGAAAACTAAGAAAAAGGAAAGCGTCTCCACTGCGAATGATACAAATGCAAATAAGAAAGTGAAACACGGACAAGAAGCTGATcagacaaacatgaaaaagaagataaagaaagaacctgaggaggagaaagacgcTACTGAGACGAccagcaaacacaaaaagtcTAAAAGAAGGAAAGGAGGCAGTGATGACAATGAAGAAATGACCGAGAATAAAGAGAAATCCGTGACGATGGAGACGACAGAAAGGAAGGCGCAGAATGGAGCAGCTTCCGAGGAGGCTTTACCGAtcgagacagagaaaaagaagaagaaaaggaaaaaggagaggGAACCGCCGTCTAGCACCTGTGAAGATGTTGAGAAAGTCCTGGCTGAGACCGCAGATCCTCCCAgaaagaagaagatctctgTGGAGGTTGgtttaaatatgaagaaaaagaagatcaAAGAGGAGCCGGAG GAGGCGTCCGAAGTAGACGTGGTTTTTCTGTCATCAAAGAGTGGAAACTCAGATGAAGTCACCATAAACAAG gagagaagaaaagcGCTGCAAATGCAGGTTGACGAAGCCTCTCAGCCTCAGAAACCGTCCAGATCAACA GGTTTGGGCCAGTGGAGCACGGCTCAGTTCGACAGCTCCGCGCAGCAGAACAAGTTCCTCCGCCTGATGGGCGGCTTCAAAAAGGGCGCCCAGCCGGCCGCAGGCAGTCCCGGGGGGGCCAACATGGCGCTGGGGAAGGacgcccagcagcagctgcacaaaGGGCTTCTGGGAGAGTTCGAGCGGGCGCACTCACGCAGGATGGACTTGAGTCAGCGTGCGGCAGGACTCGGCTTCAGCGCGGCGTCCAACAAGAAGTTCTCCATCGACGCTGATGCACGCCGATCCGTTCGATTCGATGACTGA
- the LOC115390863 gene encoding phosphatidylinositol 4-kinase type 2-alpha → MDETSPLVSPLRNSVDFGYCPTEPPSPRGAFGGTPGSVVRIPAGSPGRNRERQPLLDRDRGNPPREPHRNEFPEDPEFREIIRKAERAIEEGIYPERIYQGSSGSYFVKDSQGKIIGVFKPKNEEPYGQLNPKWTKWLQKLCCPCCFGRDCLVLNQGYLSEAGASLVDQKLELNIVPRTKVVYLASETFNYSAIDRVKSRGKKLALEKVPKVGQRFHRIGLPPKVGSFQLFVDGYKDADFWLRKFEAEPLPENTNRQLQLQFERLVVLDYIIRNTDRGNDNWLLKYDCPMDAGGNRETDWVVVKDPIIKLAAIDNGLAFPLKHPDSWRAYPFYWAWLSQAKVPFSQEIKELVLPKLADPNFIKDLEEDLYELFKKDPGFDRGQFHKQVAVMRGQILNLCQALKDNKTPLQLVQMPPVIVETARAPQRANSESYTQSFQSRRPFFTWW, encoded by the exons ATGGACGAGACAAGTCCGCTTGTCTCTCCGCTCCGGAACTCCGTAGATTTCGGCTACTGCCCCACGGAGCCCCCCAGCCCCCGAGGCGCGTTTGGAGGCACGCCGGGCTCTGTGGTGCGCATCCCGGCCGGCAGCCCGGGACGCAACCGAGAGAGACAGCCGCTCCTGGACCGGGACCGTGGAAACCCGCCGCGGGAGCCTCACAGGAACGAGTTCCCGGAGGATCCCGAGTTCAGAGAGATCATCCGAAAGGCCGAGCGAGCCATAGAGGAGGGGATCTACCCGGAGAGAATCTACCAGGGTTCCAGCGGGAGCTACTTTGTCAAAGACTCCCAGGGG aAGATCATCGGCGTTTTCAAACCCAAAAATGAAGAACCGTACGGCCAGCTGAATCCCAAGTGGACCAAGTGGCTCCAGAAGCTGTGCTGCCCCTGCTGCTTCGGTCGGGACTGCTTGGTCCTGAATCAGGGTTACCTCTCCGAGGCCGGGGCCAGTCTGGTGGATCAGAAGCTGGAGCTCAATATCGTCCCCAGGACCAAG GTGGTGTATTTGGCAAGTGAAACGTTCAACTACAGCGCCATAGACAGGGTCAAGTCTCGAGGGAAAAAGTTAGCCCTGGAGAAGGTGCCGAAAGTGGGACAGCGCTTCCACAGGATTGGACTGCCGCCCAAG GTCGGCTCCTTCCAGCTTTTCGTCGATGGGTACAAGGATGCAGATTTCTGGTTGCGGAAGTTTGAAGCGGAGCCTTTGCCTGAAAATACCAACCGTCAACTTCAGCTGCAGTTCGAACGGCTTGTGGTCCTCGACTACATCATCAGAAACACAG ACAGGGGAAACGACAACTGGCTGCTCAAGTATGACTGTCCCATGGACGCTGGTGGTAATCGG GAGACAGACTGGGTGGTAGTGAAGGATCCCATCATAAAGTTGGCAGCTATCGACAACGGCCTGGCCTTCCCCCTCAAACATCCCGACTCCTGGAGAGCCT ACCCGTTCTACTGGGCGTGGCTGTCCCAGGCCAAAGTACCGTTCTCCCAAGAAATCAAAGAGCTCGTCCTACCCAAACTTGCGGACCCAAATTTCATcaaagacctggaggaggacctcTACGAACTGTTTAAG AAAGATCCTGGTTTTGACAGGGGACAGTTTCACAAACAAGTAGCAGTCATGAGGGGTCAG ATCCTGAACCTGTGCCAAGCcctgaaagacaacaaaaccCCCCTTCAGTTGGTCCAGATGCCTCCCGTCATTGTTGAAACAGCCAGAGCCCCCCAGAGAGCCAACAGCGAGTCCTACACGCAGAGTTTCCAGAGCAGAAGACCTTTCTTCACCTGGTGGTAG
- the LOC115390897 gene encoding phosphoglycerate mutase 1, with protein sequence MAAYKLVLIRHGESCWNQENRFCGWFDADLSETGEKEARRGGQALKDAGYEFDICYTSVLKRAIRTLWFVLDSIDQMWLPVHRTWRLNERHYGGLTGLNKAETAAKHGEAQVKIWRRSFDVPPPSMDEDHDFYQAISKDRRYGDLTEDQLPSCESLKDTIARALPFWNEEIVPQIKEGKRVLIAAHGNSLRGIVKHLEGMSEEAIMELNLPTGIPIVYELDKNLKPLGPMQFLGDEETVRKAMEAVAAQGKAKK encoded by the exons ATGGCTGCCTACAAGCTGGTGCTGATCCGCCACGGAGAGAGCTGctggaaccaggagaaccgCTTCTGCGGCTGGTTCGACGCCGACCTGAGTGAGACCGGCGAGAAGGAGGCGAGGCGGGGAGGACAGGCCCTGAAAG ATGCCGGCTATGAGTTTGACATTTGCTACACATCTGTCCTAAAGAGGGCCATCCGCACCCTGTGGTTTGTTCTGGACAGCATTGACCAGATGTGGCTTCCGGTTCACCGAACTTGGCGACTCAATGAGCGTCACTACGGTGGCCTGACTGGCCTCAACAAGGCCGAAACTGCAGCCAAGCACGGCGAAGCTCAGGTCAAGATCTGGAGGCGCTCCTTTGACGTTCCTCCTCCATCTATGGACGAGGACCACGACTTCTATCAGGCCATCAGCAAG GATCGGCGTTATGGGGACCTGACAGAGGACCAGCTTCCCAGCTGTGAGAGCCTGAAGGACACAATCGCCAGAGCACTTCCTTTCTGGAATGAGGAGATCGTCCCGCAGATCAAGGAGGGAAAGAGGGTCCTTATTGCTGCTCATGGCAACAGTCTCCGTGGAATTGTAAAGCATCTTGAGG GTATGTCGGAGGAAGCCATCATGGAGCTGAACCTGCCCACAGGTATCCCCATCGTCTACGAGCTGGACAAGAACCTGAAGCCTCTAGGACCCATGCAGTTCCTGGGAGACGAGGAGACCGTCAGGAAGGCCATGGAGGCGGTGGCAGCTCAAGGAAAAGCCAAGAAATAG